From a region of the Coffea arabica cultivar ET-39 chromosome 3e, Coffea Arabica ET-39 HiFi, whole genome shotgun sequence genome:
- the LOC113734194 gene encoding uncharacterized protein, giving the protein MPFQMKVQPIDSDQVYLESLKPPPVLKSRLKRLFDRPFNSVLRISSATTEKQASFPGEVKDFAAPSPPAAGVPEFELSSVCLDNMVQNFIEENAFEKQSQTAQKCGRNRCNCFNGNSNDSSDDEFDFGFGDVVTNSNSYSFGDSVDFLKSLIPCSTTVERNLLADTSKMVEKNKTCKRKDDLRKIVTDGLLALGYDASICKSKWDKSASIPAGEYDYIDVITEGERVLIDIDFRSEFEIARSTGSYKAILHALPFIFVGNVDRLQQIIGIVSEAARQSLKKKGMHIAPWRKAEYMKAKWLSPHVRTTVPPQNDAVAVEGKQAEEVVVETEEKDESKEVVVEEASEESECGELELIFGEKTTPSEEPKSGLSSPARSECGELELIFGEKTTPSEKPESSLSSPARISGEVSKGPTPAIGTWQPPVIKPKSCERGNRVMVTGLASLLKEKP; this is encoded by the exons atgcctTTTCAGATGAAGGTTCAGCCGATTGATTCCGACCAAGTCTACCTGGAATCATTGAAGCCACCGCCGGTGCTTAAATCGCGGCTCAAACGGCTTTTTGATCGGCCATTCAACAGTGTTTTGAGGATATCATCAGCCACAACAGAAAAGCAAGCGTCTTTTCCCGGCGAAGTTAAAGATTTTGCAGCACCATCCCCACCGGCGGCAGGAGTGCCGGAGTTTGAGCTCAGCTCAGTTTGTCTAGATAATATGGTGCAGAATTTCATTGAGGAGAATGCTTTTGAGAAGCAGTCTCAGACAGCTCAGAAATGTGGGAGAAATAGATGCAATTGCTTCAATGGAAATAGCAATGATAGTTCTGATGATGAATTTGATTTTGGATTTGGGGATGTTGTCACTAACTCAAACTCTTATTCTTTTGGCGATTCCGTTGATTTTCTCAAG AGCTTGATTCCTTGTTCTACAACTGTGGAGAGGAATCTGTTGGCTGATACTTCAAAAATGGTGGAAAAGAATAAAACTTGCAAAAGGAAAGatgatttgaggaaaattgtGACTGATGGTCTATTAGCACTTGGATACGATGCTTCCATTTGCAAATCTAAATGGGACAAATCTGCCTCCATTCCAGCCG GCGAATATGATTACATTGATGTGATTACTGAAGGGGAAAGAGTGCTGATCGACATTGACTTCCGATCAGAGTTTGAGATTGCTCGATCAACCGGAAGTTACAAAGCCATCTTGCATGCTCTGCCGTTCATTTTCGTCGGGAACGTGGACAGGTTGCAGCAGATCATCGGAATTGTATCAGAGGCCGCCAGACAAAGcttgaagaagaaaggaatGCATATTGCGCCGTGGCGTAAAGCTGAGTACATGAAAGCTAAATGGCTCAGCCCGCACGTTAGGACAACCGTTCCTCCTCAAAACGATGCCGTTGCAGTTGAGGGAAAACAAGCTGAGGAGGTTGTTGTTGAAACCGAGGAGAAAGATGAGAGTAAGGAGGTGGTTGTTGAGGAGGCTTCAGAAGAGAGTGAGTGTGGAGAATTGGAGCTGATTTTTGGGGAGAAAACGACTCCGTCAGAGGAACCGAAGTCAGGTTTGTCGTCGCCGGCGAGGAGTGAGTGTGGAGAACTGGAGCTGATTTTTGGGGAGAAAACGACGCCGTCGGAGAAACCCGAGTCGTCTTTGTCGTCGCCGGCGAGGATTTCCGGCGAAGTTTCAAAAGGGCCGACGCCGGCGATCGGGACGTGGCAACCGCCGGTGATAAAACCCAAGAGTTGTGAAAGGGGCAACCGGGTTATGGTCACCGGCTTGGCATCTCTTCTAAAGGAGAAGCCTTGA